TATCGGAAAATAGCAGGAAGTTCAAAGGCTACAAGCTAGGTATGATGGTTATGGCGCTCTATGCTACGATCCCAGATTTGTGGGTGGTGACGGCGTGATGTTGTACTTCCATGGAGCAAAGGAAACTGACTTTGCTATTTTCTCAGCTGACAACCTCCCCATTAATGCACATCTAATTGGTACACAACCACAGGGAAGGAAGTGCGACTTTACATGGGTTCAAACATTTTCAGGCATGTTTTACATCCATACATTAATTCTAGGAGCAAAGAAAGTGTCAAACTGGGATGAAAATGTTCATGCTTTTACTGTACAGTGGAATGGTGAGACAGTTGATGTCCCGACGgatgtatcgtacgcagccttaccttgcatttctgccagaggctg
The sequence above is drawn from the Capsicum annuum cultivar UCD-10X-F1 unplaced genomic scaffold, UCD10Xv1.1 ctg3195, whole genome shotgun sequence genome and encodes:
- the LOC124891186 gene encoding uncharacterized protein LOC124891186; protein product: MAQQEVQRLQARYDGYGALCYDPRFVGGDGVMLYFHGAKETDFAIFSADNLPINAHLIGTQPQGRKCDFTWVQTFSGMFYIHTLILGAKKVSNWDENVHAFTVQWNGETVDVPTDVSYSKAPLLNLSKEDDKLC